One Antedon mediterranea chromosome 1, ecAntMedi1.1, whole genome shotgun sequence genomic window, GAAAACAAACTTAAGTAGTGTAAGGTCTTAAGATCCTAGTTTGTCACATGTGTTAACCAATAAGAGACTAGGAAAACAAACTTAAGTAGTGTAAGGTCTTAAGACCCTAGTTTGTCACATATTTTACCCAATAAGTGGcagttaaatttatatttaggcaagaaattaatattgatctttttttctatttttgctGCTTTTTGAATAACTTGGATCTAAGGTGTGAAGACCCTAGCCTGGCTGACATATTTTCTAGCAAGCAaattacaaaatagcttaaaacaCACTAATGTACTAAACTTGtgatataaatgtttataacCCTAATACCTTTGTTACTGTCTTAAAACAAAACCAGTTAgaatactaatttaattctaaaaTCCATCTTAAaggatatttatattttaagcaTCTTCACACCCAGGCACTTCCATTTCGACCTCCTCTTTAATATCTAACGTTGAGGGCGACACCCAATGATCGTTGCTAGCGTTGAATATGCACTTGTATATAAAAGCGGCAAGGACACTACCACATACTGGTGCGACAATATACACCTACAATATAAAGACAGTGTGTTATGTAGAGAATCTGAATGTAAGACACTATAATACTACAGAATATTACCAGTATGAAAGCTTAGATTCCATAAGATATTTTCCAGTGATCAAGACTGTGATGGTTGTGTGGGAACCTTGCTTCAATGCACAAGTAAATTAAATCATGAAGCTATCAAAcagtttgttgatattttatcTAGATATTTCAAAATTTCCTCTCATACTTACCCAAATGTTCTTGAAATCACCAAGGAATACCAATGGTCCCAAAATCCTAATTGGATTCATACTTGCTCCAGtaaatttaaactaaaatttaaaaaaatcttgtttaGACAAAGGTACTTTAGAGTCTAAGGAGACTATAGCAGCTTGATTAAAGGTTAaagttcaactgtatttaaccATGGAAACTCAAACATTTTAAGCCATGTCTACacggacaaaaaaagtgtgatatggcaaatagtgatatgcttaaatatcaccatatccatatatgggcacatcacattttttgtcacataatgtttagTAGCGTAGACAATGCTTTAATGGCTTTACTTTTACAATTTAGATAATGTTTAAGATGTACTATATTtatattgatgttttttttattcttaaaaatgaaatgaaagagaATAGGTAGTTAATTTGACAAGCCGGAATAGACTACTTACGCCCCATAACGTGTTGAGAAGGAAGGCAAGACCGACAGACACAGCTGCTGATGGCCGATGACCCAACAGATTAGAATCCTCCGTTGCCGCAACaaatgtaaacattaaaatgAACGTCATTATTAATTCTAACGCAAACCCTTGAAAATTGTTGATAATACCGAGTTGAAGATCATTCATTGCCACGTTTGATTGTACCAAGTCAGGAAGACACCTGTAAGAAATACCAACACATAGAATAACATTGAAGAGGAACGTAATTGAAGAGTTTTTAAAAAGGAGGGTCACAGTTGATCAAGATTTTGTAGTATTAGTTTAAGTTGGGAAGACACCTGCAAAGAAATATCTTTGTTATAAAGAATAATATTGACAACAAAGGTAATTGATGAGTTTTCAAAAATGAGGGTCTCATTTTGCAAATCTCATATATTATTTACCTGACACTTCAAACATTCCATggtaattttcatatttttgaatTGAAATAGAATCAAAAGTTTTctttaaattggtttttaaGAACATTAGGAAGTCACCCTTGTCACCACCAATGTCATTGGTTACAGGTAGTGCTATTGTACTTATGGTTCAATGAACTAAATGATTCACTATGGACCTATTATCTGTTAAGATAGGTCCATGGATGCACTATGGTTTAGACTCTATTTAAGCAAAGATGCTTGATGatgcatcttgtgtatatgaattcgcttatggttatcatTGGCAATTTGCtatataaaacacaaaaacaaagcAGAGATAATATATTGATTGAAGCTTACCCCTTTAGAAGAGCTGTTCCAGTAAGCGCTCCCACACCCTGTGCTACAATGTACACAATACCAGTTAACAGACTTATCCTCCTAGCTGTTACCATGCCGATACTTACAGCAGGATTCATATGTGCTCCGCTTATCCTCTCAAAACAATGCATTAATGttacaactaaaaaaaatattaaaaaattattatttaaatatacatttttgaaaCATTAATTAAAGAAAAGGAAAGCCCTaagcatttttgtatttttatactgCTATATTGCCCCAAATTTGGATCAAAAGGAAAGTTACACtgaatttaactaaaaaaaaacaactgtaAAAGAGAAAAATCAACTGAAAGCCCATTGTCTATAAGACAACAGGTTTTggttttatgtatttattattaatttaatttaacaatattttgtctttttataagtaaaatcaTTATTCCCACACCCCccagtttttttttacagaatgacctatttaaaattttacttatattcactttccattttttgaatttttgttttcactttATTCAGTGGCAAATATTTACTACAAGAAAACTAACAATACAGCTTTCTTGAAAAATATGTTTACCAAAATACTGTAAACTGTTCATTCCTCTAAGCTTCCTTTTGGTTAATCTATAGCTTGTCTGATGGCATGATAACATGCACTTTTAAACATGAAGCAGACAATGGCTAACCCCCTAATCTATTCAACATTGAATTATTCAATACACACAGCCTTTTCCGGCGAATTGTTTGTTATACCTGTATTGTTAAAGCTACCGTACATTATGTACTCAATAATGGTTCTGATGACAAAGTTTTTTGTCTAATTTTGTTGTATGGAACTTCCTTTCTATTACAAAACAGCTAAAATTAACTATAACGAATTACCTATCGCCTTATTTGGCATTATTTTATCGTTTAAAATCACCTAAATAGTACAATAACaattgatttataattttatcTTTAAGATATCCTTCTAAAAATCTAACTGACAATggataatattttaatatcaaatcTAAAACTACTGGAGAAGAAACAGATTTCCAAACATTTAATgacaatgaaaatattaaatcaagtgttaaaatttaaacaatagATTCTATAAGAGACAAAAGGAGCGGAAAGACGTGAAAGCTCTGACGACTGGTATACCATTCAGCGGTTTGACAATAAGGAAACTATGAACGCACAATATAACTtgaattcattattattattaaccaattaaagtttattttttctgtTTGCAGCAATGAAAAACATTCCCAAATCAAAAACAATCAAACAAGTGTAGTCTATTAGATCAACTGCTATAGTGTTCAGTATTagacagtaatatttttgtacTATCACAAAATTTGAAGTGATTTTGGTTTTTGACTATAAAAAGGACTTTAAAACTTGATTCAATTTtgtatactagatggtacggtcgcttcgctcgcgtaccatctaggtcgtgcccacagatggttctcgaatacataataatttcagcgttaaaaaactggcgatttcaaatgtacgtaccgcaggacaataatacatgtcgtttacaggaacgaataaatagacactgtgatttatgtactgaactaaaattagcaccctgggaattacttccggaaaaagaaacttgtcacaaaatgagaccaattgtttaagtcaaatttaaacaaacttaatttgtgttttgtatgtaacattagggttgagggatgggaaagaggatgggtgcaaagaggaacaatttttaaatatattttttatccatgtagtaacgaaatattaattgttttcatgttttacaaataatataccactaaacacagtaaaacattgcgatgtaatactttgttgaaactatcaccgtcctagtcgattgaaatagtatagtacatgtaacgatacatcactacgacgtgtataatatgtttatataatgtaaaacaatttgtgaaaaccacccctattcgtggcaaatcataaattcgatttaatcgtcaataaatattaaatcatctaactcaacttaattagtaggcctaatggttttcaattgtttcttagagccaattcatacttaagttggttcctaaccctacccaccaaagttgttctgcgtttagggcatgtgatgcaccgtaggcctattctctactggctttacaacgctactcatgccagtgagggaagggtgatgatgtcacgtgggtggtttaactgcaataataaagatttgtacataatatacgacgactgaaaacgctagctcattatccgttaaaaaaaatctatatccaacctctgcagcacagatttaaaaaaaatggatcgaatttctgttatgagtatacagtacttgcctttacgacgcctgagggaatagccacttgtggaacagagattggaatgttccattcatttcaaatcaatacatttgcataaacatatattaaatctatcaaaatagtattttttaaagaaaatcggcctgtcttcaacattatgatactgtactcgagctgttcaaccggttttcagctattaaaaacaattatcgtaggaggagataggaaaatgcgaagcctcctcgcatttttgtggcgggtatttttcaagatggacatccattagacagtgtataccacgatcggaaaacacccctatttggggcaaatcgttgaaccttaattcgttttaatcgtcaataactaattatctaacttaatttaattagtaaacagggttacatcaggtggttaaaatcagtaccgaaagtacgaaccaactttatataccatcgagtaaaaattctaaaagtaaggcgcgatttaccgaattttgcccttacgtaaatttatatatagattaaagGGTAAAGGATAAATATATATCCATTAAAGGGTAAAGGATAAATATATACCCATTAAAGGGTGATGGATATATATTTCAGTATTAGGCAATAATCTTTTTATACAAGTACGTTCTGATGTtgaattaaattaacatttttagtgattttgttttttattataaaaaggaCTCTAAAACTTGATTCAATTTTGTACAAAGtgtaatgtataaataaatatatatccaTTATATCAGTATTAGGCAGTAATCCTTTTGTACAAGTACGTTCTGAtgttgaattaaatttaaattttgagtGATTCTAAAACTTGattcatttttgtattaaataaatggtatacAGTAtggataaatatttaaatggtAAGCTTCAATGACATGggttaaaaccaaataaaactcTAAGATTTACAATTTTGTAATTCTGAGTCGAGAGATCTCTAAGAGAGTTTGAACATTGcaataaatgtatcaaatttAGCTGCATCCTGTTTTTATACAAGTTTCCTATTAATTAATATGATCTGCCTGGACGTGatacatttataatttgatttgttgttttttttgtttcatgCCTCAAAATGGCTTAAAgtctgaaaataaaaagaatggcgggattgaaaaatataaaagtgtactattattttaaatggtttTACAGTATCAGAAATGTATGGTTTGAATTAATATAAGGAGTATTGTCTTAAGTTTTTAATTAACATGTTGTGAAGTTTGTGATGGCAAAAACATGCTAAAGATAAGTCACCTTAAGTAACCTTGGTTAAGCACTTACTTATAATTAACAAAAGAAGGTGGAATTAATGAAAGTGCTTGTTTGAAAATAAAGCAGGCACTTTGAAACCACAAACTCAATTATATTATCAATTGAACTTTTATCTCCCTACTCAATCAATTAAACAgatcattttcatatttttatgcatcaaaatttatttaatgaaaTCAAAAAGTTAAGATAACCAATAAGATAAGGTTTATAAAGCGTAGTTCAAGACACGGGCAACCCAATTAACACCGAATTAAAAATATCAAGaatcttatttttattgttcaaaCTTTTCATCTAATTACTCAGCATATTTATTAAACAGATAAATAAATTCCATAACTTTTATGCTTTTAAATTGAATccaatgatgaaataaaaacagtaaaaaaacCGACACATTCAACCCAATTAACACcttattaaatattgatatcaaatttcttttttttcttagcAAAATTTCAAGAGCGGCAGCAACATGGTACAAATAGTGCAGTGTTTAACACCTATCAAGCTTAAACCAAAAACAATAAACtattgtaattgtttaaaaaGCTTTCATTTTCAAACAGTATTGGTCATACAGTATCAGAGTAAATTTACACAATTAAACTTGCCCCAGAATTTAGGAAATCTGAAGAAAAAGACATTTCTTGATATCTTATcccgtattttattgattttatttaagtCTCACACTTAATTTGAAATATTAGAAGCAGCTGCAAGTTTATTTGATTTTAGGATTTCTCCAAGGGAACAATAAACATACAAAACCCACAATTCATTTCAATGCATTCTATTTGAGTAAGTTAAGAAACTCAATAGAGTTTTCATACAATACAAGTCATTTTCTATCAAACACACCTTGAACCTTTATTTTTAATGGCTCAAAATTACCCCAACATTTTGGATGTGTTGAAAAAgttgaatatactgtattctataataaaaaaattgtaaaaaaaactgaaagtctttttaataaataaaggtaGTTAATTAAAGCAAAAAGTGTATTAATTAATAGGACGTGTTACTGTAGGCTAAGAAACATTCTTTAAAGATTAAAGGTTATGGATTCTATTTTGGTTGGCTCTCTCTTTTAAATCTTTACTACATACAGTATCGGCAACACACAAAGTCTGACCAAATCTTTACTACATATCGGCAACACACAAAGTCTGACCATAATTTGATTGAATTGCTAAACactattttatacaaaattgGCTCTAttctatatactgtacttactataaataaaatgcaGAGATGGCCATATAGTCTGAATTAGTAAATTTGCttgttttttagtattttaataCAGAAAATCCTATTATCTTTGTAACCAGGGTGAAAATGATGTTGGACCAGGGGGGGGGGGACAAGTAAAAGATACGGTGTCTTAGGGGTAGTAACTACATTTACCAAGTAGGCCTCATATTTACTATACAAAAGGACACAGGGGTATAGTGTACCAACTGGGCTAATTGTAGCATAGGACACAGGGGTATAGTGTACCAACTGGGCTGATTGTAGCATAGGACACAGGGGTATAGTGTACCAACTTGGCTGATTGTAGCATAGGACACAGGGGTATAGTGTACCAAGTGGGCTGATTGTAGCAGTAGAGCAAACAGTAATTGAATGGGTCAAGTCTACTGAtctttgtaatttaaatataatggaATCTCTACAGTAGGAGTGGTGTACAGTAGCTGGATACTACAGTAATACCATGGAGTAAATTCTATACTCCATGGTAATACACTACTGTAAACTATAAATATTACTTGAACACTCTAACTTTGGAAATTtaatttcttaagctctgtctacactatcaaacaaaatgacaacaaaatgagatgtgcccatatatggacatgatgatgccatatcactaccatatttgggcataccactaccatacagtatatgggcacatcacactttttttgtttgatagtatcatatcatatcatatcatttatttcgccaATATACAGAAcagaacaaaaaaacaatacaaaagtaaGTCAATGAGGCCGGATAACCtaaaagttacaaataaaaataaccgttgagaggctctccacatcgaaatacttacataaaatgaataatacatggattctattaaaatttagataaaactataaaattcagcaatgtgtttttataaaaaattgtaaatttataaagatagaattaagaaaatatctttaaaatatacatatgttCAGATTAAAAcagattgttaaaatatttcttaaggCTATGCTTAAAacagtttatattaattaaaagttgGTCGCAGAGATCCGCAGGCAGATCTCTAAAATGtctaacaaaaaaattaaagacaGAGTTATGAAATAAATCAGTCCGGGCTATAAAATTATTGCGCAACTTAAGGTTATTAACATGTCTGCAattaatagataaatatttaaaaacattaacatcataTAATTTGTACATACATTTGgtaacaaaattaatacataaatacctAATGCGATTGTTAATGGACATCAGATTAAGGAGTTTCAAACGTTCAGGGTAAGGGGGACTGGCTGATCTTGGGAAGCATGTGCGGGTGACCCTCCTTTGGACAGCTtcaagtgtagacagagcttaacaataaTGATGTAGAATAGGTACTGTAGGTGTAGTAGTAATAAAATCAGTTAAGTGAGCAACAATCCATTTGTACAGTATAATCcatttgtacagtatacagtaagtTTGTGTAGAATCTTACGTTACAAATTCTAATAAGGCCGATTTGAAGAATTTAAgaataagtttattttttagGAATGATGATAGTGAAAGTGGCTTATGGTGTTCCGGTGGTACAGAGTGGTTtacaattgtcgtattcgattgggaactttcgttgtcaacgtaaagattcgttgaatactttttgtattcgaattgtaaatttgtgttCAACAGATGGTCATTCGAATAtaaaacgttgacaacgaaagctttttcgttaagaacaatctcaacgctcaaaatactccgttaaagaagtactcaacgaaAAACTACTCAACGGTCcactcgaatacgacaattgatTGTATGTTGTACTGTACATGGATGGTATATTTTACATGACACACAATGTTTTTACATGGTAACTGTACTGTATGCTTTTCTCATGGTATTTTTTACATGACACACAATGTTTTTACATGGTAACTGTACTGTATGCTTTTCTCATGGTATTTTTTACATGACACACAATGTTTTTACATGTTAACTGTACTGTATGCTTTTCTCATGGTATTTTTTACATGACACACAATGTTTTTACATGGTAACTGTACTGTATGCTTTTCTCATGGTATTTTTTACATGACACACAATGTTTTTACATGGTAACTGTACTGTATGCTTTTCTCATGGTATTTTTTACATGACACACAATGTTTTTACATGCTAACTGTACTGTATGCGCTTTTCTCATGGTATATTTTACATGACACACAATGTTTTTACATGGTAACTGTACTGTATGCTTTTCTCATGGTATATTTTACATGACACACAATGTTTTTACATGCTAACTGTACTGTATGCTTTTCTCATGGTATTTTTACATGACACACAATGTTTTTACATGGTAACTGTACTGTATGCTTTTCTCATGGTATATTTTACatactactgtatgttttaatattaaagtcAACAGGTGAAGTTCCAGCATGTCTCAACAAGTTTTATATCACAGGAAATTAGGGATTTATAAGTATTTTCTGGTTATTGTTCTGAATCTGGAATAACAATAAGTAGGTTATTAACCTTCAATGTATTCTTTATTAATATCAGGCAGCCATCTCCAATGTTTGTCTACAGTGCTACTGTTGTACAGCTAtctctacactattaaactactTAATTTGatacaaagtgtgatgtgcccaaatatggtagtgatatgcctaaatatggtagtgatatgcccaaatatggtacgtagtgatatgcccaaatatggtagtgatatgacatatgaTATTAAAATCTGTCAAATTGCTGTACAGTCAATTAATGCCGTTTCCACTACAGACAGGGGATGTTGTCGCAAAGCTAAAAAATCGTCAGCATGTATGCGTATTCATGTAAATGCGTATTCATGTAAATGCGTATTCATGTAAATGCGTATTCATGTAAATGCGTATTCATGTAAATGCGTATTCATGTAAATGCGTATTCATGTAAATGCGTATTCATGTAAATGCGTATTCATGTAaatgcgtattcatgtttccatcttccaaattATACCATTCTGCGATGAATTCtatattcttatttttttgCTTTCTGTGAACAGtttctactttttaaaaattcgCAACCAATCGGAGCTCAGGAAATGATTCGCAATCATGTGAATCAAAAAGCTCAGAAAACACATGATGAAAATTAAAATCGCAGCTACTGTATTAGCAATTTTTTTCTCTGTGGAAACATTGGATTCATGCGTGACAAACCTCCGAAAAACCATGAGCCAATACTCACACAGTTAAgtgtattgtaaaatataattataggcTACATTAATGCATGTTGTTTTTAATGAATGATGTGTTTTGGCCAAACATGTACTCACAAATTCTCCTTTTACATATCATACATTTAAGTTGCATGCaggtaaaaaataattgttattaaatacTGTAGCGTTCCCAATTCAAAATGTTGCTTCATAAAGTTTGAAAAGTTTATCATTAATCAATATAAGATTTAAAGTTTTATCGCCAAAGAGAAAGAATTAGACAATCGTATATAGACCACCATTATGTTAAAATCACCAAACCCAACCTCCAATATAATATAGCCCAGAAAAAGTAGGCATACTGTACAggatacaaaattaaaattattttattattaatattaaagcaattgcaaaacaataaaatcaagAACGAGTAAAATAAGTAGTACTAGCTCTAGAAGTTTACTTAACGGCAGATGGCCTCCTACAAACATCTAGGCCTAATGTCCCATTTATTATGGTAGTACCAAACGGTGCTAAACGCTAGCCGCTCAGGCCtagaataaacaaatacaaggGCTGTTTACCTGCCATCCCGAGCGTTAGGCTTGTTTTCATGATATCGGTGTCCGATTGATCACCACTAGGCGTGGCGACTCCGACGATTAAAATGAACAGAAACGTACATAAAAACTCAGCAATTAAACGTCTAAATAAATCTACAGTAAAAACGCAGGATTTTGCGGATTTAACACTCGAATTTGACTCTGCATCATGGGTACTTCGCCTCCTACCCGCCATAGTCACTACCGACGACAAAACTTCGCTTTCCTTTTTGATTGAGTTGTTGTTGAGTAAGTAACTTACTTTCAGCTTTCAGTAGTTGTACGAAACTGGTGTTTGTTTTCAAAAGTATAGAGGGCGGGCAGCAATTTGTTACTGTCCACAGAGATAAAAGTTTTATGATTGATTGAAGTCGAACTATTCACGTCACAAAcatcaaacaattttttttaaatatttaaaagtataaaaaattataaataattgaaaaaaaaactaaatatataaaatgaataaaaaaataatagtaatcaAAAGGATATTAGAAGCTAAATGCAATGATGTCACATCTCTATGAttcctggttaaacatactgtatgaataaaaagacgaaaaaaaaaacagtactggccgatatggggctcgaacccatgacattcgcgttattagcacgacgctctgcaAACTGAGATAACCGGccggttggatacatagatgtcacatttctatgatttctggttaaacatactgtatgactaaaaagacgacaaaaatacagtactggccaatatggggttcgaacccatgacattcgcgttattagcacgacgttttgccgactgagctaaccggtcGGTTggatgtcacatttctatgattcctggttaaacatactgtatgactaaaaagacgacaaaggtacagtactggccgatatggggctcgaacccatgacattcgcgttattagcacgacgctccgccgactgagctaaccggccggttggatacatagatgtcacatttctatgattcctggttaaacatactgtatgactaaaaagacgacaaaagtacagtactggccgatatggggctcgaacccatgagattcgcgttattagcacgacgctctgccgactgagctaaccggccggttggatacatagatgtcacatttctatgattactggttaaacatactgtatgactaaaaagacgaaaaaaagtacagtactggccgatatggggctcgaacccatgacattcgcgttattagcacgacgctctgccgactgagctaaccggccggttggatacatagatgtcacatttctatgattcctggttaaacatactgtatgactaaaaagatGACAAAAATACTGGCCAAAATGGGTTTCGAACCCATGATATACGCGTTATTAGAACGACATTttgccgactgagctaaccggtcggttggatacatagatgtcacatttctatgattcctggttaaacatactgtatgactaaaaagacgaaaaaaaatacagtattggcCGATacggggctcgaacccatgacattcgcattattagcacgacgctctgccgactgagctaaccggccggttggatacatagatgtcacatttctatgattcatggttaaacatactgtatgactaaaaagacgaaaaaaatacagtactggccgatatggggctcgaacccatgacattcgcgttattagcacgacgctctgccgactgaaataaccggccggttggatacatagatgtcacatttctatgagTCCTGGTTacacatactgtaggcctatgactAAAAAGAAATTAcagtactggccgatatggggcttgaacccatgacattcgcgttattagcacgacgctctgccgactgaaataaccggccggttggatactagatgtcacatttctatgatttCTGGTTAAACGTAgtgtatgactaaaaagacgaaaaaaagtacagtactggccgatatggggctcgaacccatgacattcgcgttattagcacaaCGATCTGCCGCCTGAGAGGGCTAACCGGCCGGTTGGATATATAGGTttcacatttctatgattcctagtcaaacatactgtatgactaaagacgaaaaaaaatacagtactggccgatatggggctcgaacccatgacattcgcgtaATAAGCATGACGATCTGCCGACTGAACTGACCGGccggttggatacatagatATCACGTTTCTATGAttcctggttaaacatactgtatgactaaaaagacgacaaaaGTATAatactggccgatatggggctcgaacccatgacattcgcgttattagcacgacgctctgccgactgagctaaccggccggttggatacatagatgtcacatttctatgattcctggttaaacatactgtatgactaaaaagacgacaaaaGTACAGcactggccgatatggggctcgaacccatgacattcgcgttattagcacgacgctctgccgactgagcaaaccggccggttggatacatagatgtcacatttctatgattcctggttaaacatactgtatgactaaaaagacgacaaaaatacagtactggccaatatggggttcgaacccatgacattcgcgttattagcacgacgttttgccgactgagctaaccggtcggttggatacatagatgtcacatttctatgattcctggttaaacatactgtatgactaaaaagacgaaaaaaaatacagtactggccgatacggggctcgaacccatgacattcgcattattagcacgacgctctgccgactgagctaaccggccggttggatacatagatgtcacatttctatgattcatggttaaac contains:
- the LOC140040364 gene encoding aquaporin AQPAn.G-like, with the translated sequence MAGRRRSTHDAESNSSVKSAKSCVFTVDLFRRLIAEFLCTFLFILIVGVATPSGDQSDTDIMKTSLTLGMAVVTLMHCFERISGAHMNPAVSIGMVTARRISLLTGIVYIVAQGVGALTGTALLKGCLPDLVQSNVAMNDLQLGIINNFQGFALELIMTFILMFTFVAATEDSNLLGHRPSAAVSVGLAFLLNTLWGFKFTGASMNPIRILGPLVFLGDFKNIWVYIVAPVCGSVLAAFIYKCIFNASNDHWVSPSTLDIKEEVEMEVPGCEDA